The segment AATCAGGCGGTACAGGACCGCTGGCAGGCCGAGCTGGCCCGGCGCGAGGAAGAGGCGAAGGATGCTTACCGCGCGCTCGGCCGGGCGACCGGGCTCGATGTGGATGCGATGGAACGCGAGATCGCCCGTCAGGAAGCGCAAGCGCAACCCAGTGCTAGCGCCAGCGGAGCCGCCCGCCCTGCCCGATGATCCGCAGTGGCTCGCTGCTGCGGCACGGCTGGCGGCCCGCGGGCGCGGGCTGACCCGGCCGAACCCGGCGGTCGGCTGCATTATCGTCCGCGATGACCAGGTGCTGGCGCGCGGCTGGACCGCGCCGGGCGGGCGTCCGCATGCCGAAGCCATCGCGCTGCGAGCCGCCGGCGACCGCGCATACGGGGCGACCGTTTACGTCACGCTGGAGCCTTGCGCGCATTTGTCGGCACGGGGGCCAGCGTGCGCGGACCTGCTGGTCGCGGCGCGCCCCGCGCGCGTGGTCGTGGGGGTCGAGGATCCAGACCCGCGCACCGCCGGCAGTGGACTTGCCCGGTTGCGCGACGCCGGGATCGCTGCCGAACTGGTCCGGTCCGCCGCTGCAGCGGATAGCCTGGAAGGGTACCTGACCCGCGCCCGGCTGGGCCGGCCGCATGTCACTTTGAAATTGGCCATGTCCCTCGATGGATGCATCGCGCTTGGCGATGGTACCAGCCAGTGGATCACGGGCCCCAAGGCGCGGGCGCATGTCCACGCCCGGCGCGCCCGGGCCGATGCGATCCTGGTCGGGGGCGGAACGTGGCGCGTGGATGCGCCGCGCCTCGACGTCCGGCTCCCCGGGCTGGAGCATCGCTCGCCGGAGCGGTGGGTGCTGAGCCGCCAGGCTGCCGACGGAGCGCAGACCATCGCCGCGCCCGATGACATCCGGTCAATGGACGGCGTGCACTACCTTTACATCGAGGGCGGCGCGCGGACGGCGGCGGCATTTCTGTCGGTCGATCTCATCGATCGGCTGGAGATTTATCATGCTCCGATCGTCATCGGCGATGGCTTGCGGGCTTTGACCTCCCTTGGCGTGTCCGACTTGGCAGCGACTCACGGACGCTGGGCTGTCACCGAGCAGGCCCGGGTTGGCAGCGACCAGTTCACCGCTTATCGCCGCGTCCGAGAAGGAGAGGCCTGATGTTCACCGGTATCGTCACTGCCGTCGGCACTATCGAGAGCGTCGAGCAGCGCGGCGACATGCGGGTGCGGATTGCCTGTCCGTGGGATCCCGATCGGATCACCATCGGTGCCTCGATCGCCTGCGCCGGCGTGTGCCTGACGGTGGTCGAGCGCGGCGGGGAGGCGGGCGACGCGTGGTTCGCAGTCGACGTCTCGGCCGAGACTGTCAGCCGCACCGCCCGCGGCATGTGGCACCAAGGCGCGCGCATCAATCTCGAACCGTCGCTCAAGGTCGGTGACGAACTGGGCGGGCACATCGTCTCAGGGCACGTGGACGCGGTAGGCGAGGTGGCCAACTGGGAACCGGAGGGCGATTCCATGCGGGTAACCGTGCTCGCCCCGCGCGAACTCGCGCCGTTCATCGCCGCCAAGGGCTCGATCACGGTCGACGGCGTATCGCTGACGGTCAATTCGGTGGAAGATCGGAGCAACGGCTCGGTCCATTTCGGGCTCAACATCATCCCGCACACCGCTGAGGTCACCAC is part of the Altererythrobacter sp. TH136 genome and harbors:
- a CDS encoding riboflavin synthase; this encodes MFTGIVTAVGTIESVEQRGDMRVRIACPWDPDRITIGASIACAGVCLTVVERGGEAGDAWFAVDVSAETVSRTARGMWHQGARINLEPSLKVGDELGGHIVSGHVDAVGEVANWEPEGDSMRVTVLAPRELAPFIAAKGSITVDGVSLTVNSVEDRSNGSVHFGLNIIPHTAEVTTLGELAQGSEVNLEIDTVARYLQRLESLRA
- the ribD gene encoding bifunctional diaminohydroxyphosphoribosylaminopyrimidine deaminase/5-amino-6-(5-phosphoribosylamino)uracil reductase RibD, whose product is MLAPAEPPALPDDPQWLAAAARLAARGRGLTRPNPAVGCIIVRDDQVLARGWTAPGGRPHAEAIALRAAGDRAYGATVYVTLEPCAHLSARGPACADLLVAARPARVVVGVEDPDPRTAGSGLARLRDAGIAAELVRSAAAADSLEGYLTRARLGRPHVTLKLAMSLDGCIALGDGTSQWITGPKARAHVHARRARADAILVGGGTWRVDAPRLDVRLPGLEHRSPERWVLSRQAADGAQTIAAPDDIRSMDGVHYLYIEGGARTAAAFLSVDLIDRLEIYHAPIVIGDGLRALTSLGVSDLAATHGRWAVTEQARVGSDQFTAYRRVREGEA